In the Prosthecomicrobium sp. N25 genome, one interval contains:
- a CDS encoding DNA topoisomerase IB encodes MRDSLDDAAPGPGPGEPLPDAPDLIFSSDEFPGIRRRRAGKGFSYIGPDGLTIRDRETLARIRKLAIPPAWTDVWISADPRGHMQATGRDAKGRKQYRYHPDFRAAREAAKYEHLTAFARALPLIRRRVAEDMGRRGLPREKVLAAIVHLLENTLIRIGNAEYAKENKSYGLTTLRDRHVAVEGSEMRFAFKGKSGKTWKLQLKDRRAARVVKQCQDLPGQHLFQYVDENGERQAVKSEDVNRYLKEITGQDITAKDFRTWGGTVLAAVTLHEYQKIDNHVLSKKNVKTAIEQVAARLGNTPTICRKCYVHPEVVASYLDGALALEVKEEIEAELRDGLDRLTTEEVAVMGLLRARLEREAA; translated from the coding sequence CTGAGAGACAGTCTCGACGACGCCGCACCCGGTCCCGGGCCCGGCGAGCCCCTGCCGGACGCTCCGGACCTGATCTTCTCGTCCGACGAGTTCCCCGGCATCCGCCGGCGCCGGGCCGGCAAGGGCTTCAGCTACATCGGCCCGGACGGGCTGACGATCCGCGATCGCGAGACGCTGGCGCGCATCCGCAAGCTCGCCATTCCGCCGGCCTGGACGGACGTCTGGATCTCGGCGGATCCGCGCGGGCACATGCAGGCGACCGGGCGCGACGCCAAGGGGCGCAAGCAGTACCGCTACCACCCGGACTTCCGTGCCGCCCGCGAGGCGGCCAAGTACGAGCACCTGACCGCCTTCGCGCGGGCGCTGCCGCTGATCCGCCGGCGCGTCGCCGAGGACATGGGCCGGCGCGGCCTGCCACGAGAAAAGGTGCTGGCGGCGATCGTGCACCTGCTCGAAAACACGCTCATCCGCATCGGCAACGCCGAATACGCCAAGGAGAACAAGAGCTACGGGCTGACCACTCTGCGCGACCGGCACGTCGCCGTGGAGGGGTCGGAGATGCGCTTCGCCTTCAAGGGCAAGAGCGGCAAGACCTGGAAGCTGCAGCTCAAGGACCGCCGTGCCGCCCGCGTGGTCAAGCAGTGCCAGGACCTGCCCGGCCAGCACCTGTTTCAGTATGTCGACGAGAACGGCGAGCGGCAGGCTGTGAAGTCCGAGGACGTGAACCGGTACCTGAAGGAGATCACCGGGCAGGACATCACCGCCAAGGACTTCCGCACCTGGGGCGGGACGGTGCTGGCCGCCGTGACCCTTCACGAATACCAGAAGATCGACAATCACGTGCTCTCGAAGAAGAACGTCAAGACGGCCATCGAGCAGGTCGCCGCGAGGCTCGGCAACACGCCGACCATCTGCCGGAAGTGCTACGTGCATCCGGAGGTGGTGGCGAGCTACCTGGACGGGGCGCTGGCGCTCGAGGTCAAGGAGGAGATCGAGGCCGAGCTCCGGGACGGGCTCGACCGGCTGACGACCGAGGAGGTCGCCGTGATGGGGCTCCTGCGCGCGCGGCTGGAACGGGAGGCGGCGTGA
- a CDS encoding response regulator, which translates to MSLAESIAPHLPYLRRYARALTGSQTEGDARVADLLRAVIADPSVFPQHLGPRIGLYRLFTRLSGPPRPAVPVEAPAWEAKARENLQALPPYPRQAFLLVAVEDFSAAEAATILDVDTHVFGHLLGVAGHELADQLRTEVLIIEDEPLIAMDLESLVGALGHRITGVARTRRDALFLARDDPPGLILADIQLADGSSGLDAVNEILADREVPVVFITAYPERLLTGLRPEPAFLVTKPFQTEMVEALIAQALFFDTRARLAPAEGRAG; encoded by the coding sequence ATGTCCCTTGCCGAATCGATCGCCCCGCATCTCCCCTATCTGCGACGCTACGCACGCGCTCTGACCGGATCGCAGACGGAGGGCGATGCGCGGGTCGCGGATCTGCTCCGCGCCGTGATCGCGGACCCCTCCGTCTTCCCCCAGCACCTGGGCCCGAGGATCGGGCTCTACCGGCTGTTCACCCGTCTTTCGGGCCCGCCTCGACCCGCCGTGCCGGTCGAGGCCCCGGCCTGGGAAGCGAAGGCGCGCGAGAACCTGCAGGCGCTGCCGCCCTATCCGCGCCAGGCCTTCCTGCTGGTCGCCGTCGAAGACTTTTCGGCCGCCGAGGCCGCGACCATCCTGGACGTGGACACCCATGTCTTCGGCCATCTCCTCGGCGTCGCCGGCCACGAGCTCGCCGACCAGCTGAGGACCGAGGTCCTGATCATCGAGGACGAGCCGCTGATCGCCATGGACCTGGAATCCCTGGTGGGCGCGCTCGGCCACCGCATCACCGGCGTCGCCCGCACCCGCCGCGACGCGCTCTTCCTCGCCCGCGACGACCCGCCCGGCCTGATCCTGGCCGACATCCAGCTCGCCGACGGCAGTTCCGGCCTGGACGCCGTCAACGAGATCCTGGCCGATCGCGAGGTCCCGGTCGTGTTCATCACCGCCTACCCCGAACGGCTCCTGACCGGCCTCCGGCCGGAACCGGCCTTCCTGGTCACCAAGCCGTTCCAGACCGAGATGGTCGAGGCGCTGATCGCGCAGGCGCTCTTCTTCGACACCCGCGCGAGGCTCGCCCCCGCGGAGGGCCGCGCCGGCTGA
- a CDS encoding GNAT family N-acetyltransferase encodes MSTDQIRDNPERSRFELDVAGEIVFADYRRRGDLLLVTHVEAPRPLRGTGAADRLMRGVAETARSEGLKLAPICGYAAAWMRRHREFADLLD; translated from the coding sequence ATGTCGACAGACCAGATCCGCGACAATCCCGAGCGCAGCCGTTTCGAGCTCGACGTGGCCGGGGAGATCGTCTTCGCCGACTACCGCCGGCGCGGCGACCTCCTGCTCGTCACCCACGTCGAGGCGCCGCGCCCCCTGCGCGGCACCGGGGCGGCGGACCGCCTGATGCGCGGCGTGGCCGAGACGGCCCGCAGCGAAGGCCTGAAGCTCGCGCCCATCTGCGGCTATGCGGCCGCCTGGATGAGGCGGCACCGCGAATTCGCCGACCTTCTCGACTGA
- a CDS encoding SDR family NAD(P)-dependent oxidoreductase — protein MSGAIYPDLEGKVVLVTGGGSGIGAEIVRHFARQKSRVVFVDIAREASEAVVAGCRDAGGDVTFKYCDLTDIPSLKRAIAEVRNQTGPVQILINNAAHDERHPTETVTEELWDDRIAVNLKHQFFAAQAVLPDMREARAGAIVNFGSVSWMVGQGGMAAYTAAKSAVLGLTRSLARDYGPYNVRVNAIAPGWIMTERQITKWMTPEGEVELMQRQCLKRKMVPADIAKFTVFLASDEASGCTNQHYVVDGGWV, from the coding sequence ATGAGCGGCGCCATCTACCCCGACCTCGAAGGCAAGGTCGTGCTCGTCACCGGCGGCGGCTCCGGCATCGGCGCCGAGATCGTCCGCCACTTCGCCCGCCAGAAGAGCCGCGTGGTGTTCGTCGACATCGCCCGCGAGGCGTCCGAGGCCGTCGTGGCCGGGTGTCGCGACGCCGGCGGCGACGTGACCTTCAAATATTGCGACCTGACCGACATTCCGTCCCTGAAGCGCGCGATCGCGGAGGTCCGCAACCAGACCGGCCCCGTCCAGATCCTGATCAACAACGCGGCCCATGACGAGCGCCACCCCACCGAGACCGTCACCGAGGAGCTCTGGGACGACCGCATCGCCGTCAACCTGAAGCACCAGTTCTTCGCCGCCCAGGCGGTCCTGCCCGACATGCGCGAGGCGCGCGCCGGTGCGATCGTCAACTTCGGCTCGGTCAGCTGGATGGTCGGCCAGGGCGGGATGGCGGCCTACACGGCGGCCAAGTCGGCGGTGCTCGGCCTCACACGCTCGCTGGCGCGCGACTACGGTCCCTACAATGTCCGCGTCAACGCGATCGCGCCGGGCTGGATCATGACCGAGCGCCAGATCACCAAGTGGATGACCCCGGAGGGCGAGGTGGAGCTGATGCAGCGCCAGTGCCTGAAGCGCAAGATGGTGCCCGCCGACATCGCCAAGTTCACCGTCTTCCTCGCCTCCGACGAAGCCTCCGGCTGCACCAACCAGCATTACGTGGTCGACGGCGGCTGGGTCTGA
- a CDS encoding FadR/GntR family transcriptional regulator has product MSLREKVRPERRAAAVPTAPNDRRRLHGSIAHDLAVAIVGGRYRPGDVLPNEDLFSQQLSVSRTAYREAVRILAAKGLVESRPKTGTRICDRTRWNIIDPDVLAWHLEAAPSDGLIDALFELRRIVEPAAAGMAAERRTDDDLAAMLTALTLMERDGLSSERALQADLEFHHAILVATGNEPLTALSSGIGTTIRWTTTFKQRTGTLPRDPLAEHRQVFEAIQARDAAGARATMTALIDQALAATRDAFTKSRA; this is encoded by the coding sequence ATGAGCCTCAGGGAGAAAGTCCGGCCGGAACGCCGCGCCGCGGCGGTGCCGACGGCGCCGAACGACCGCCGTCGCCTGCACGGCTCCATCGCGCACGACCTCGCGGTCGCGATCGTGGGCGGCCGCTACCGGCCGGGCGACGTGCTGCCCAACGAGGACCTGTTCAGCCAGCAGCTCTCGGTCTCGCGCACCGCCTACCGGGAGGCGGTGCGCATCCTCGCCGCCAAGGGGCTCGTCGAGAGCCGGCCGAAGACCGGTACCCGGATCTGCGACCGCACCCGGTGGAACATCATCGACCCCGACGTGCTCGCCTGGCATCTCGAGGCTGCCCCGAGCGACGGCCTGATCGATGCGCTCTTCGAACTCCGCCGCATCGTCGAGCCCGCAGCCGCCGGGATGGCGGCGGAACGCCGGACCGACGACGACCTCGCCGCCATGCTCACCGCCCTGACCCTGATGGAGAGGGACGGGCTCTCTTCCGAGCGCGCCCTGCAGGCCGACCTCGAATTCCACCACGCCATCCTGGTGGCGACCGGCAACGAGCCCCTGACGGCGCTCTCCAGCGGCATCGGCACCACCATCCGCTGGACCACCACGTTCAAGCAGAGGACCGGCACCCTGCCGCGCGATCCCCTGGCCGAGCACCGGCAGGTTTTCGAGGCCATCCAGGCCCGCGACGCCGCCGGCGCCCGCGCGACCATGACGGCCCTGATCGACCAGGCCCTCGCCGCCACCCGCGACGCGTTCACGAAGAGCCGGGCCTGA
- a CDS encoding 2-dehydro-3-deoxy-6-phosphogalactonate aldolase gives MTFDEAFAALPLVAILRGIRTDEAEPVVAALVEAGFRLIEVPLNSPDPFATIAGLVRRFGEAALFGAGTVLTPAEAQAVAATGAGLVVSPNTDPAVIRATKAAGLASLPGAATPTEAFAALAAGADGVKLFPAEGLPPEVLKAWRAVLPPGTRLLPVGGIDPARMAPYRAAGADGFGLGSALYKPGMTARDVGTRAEAFVATWRGGVGA, from the coding sequence GTGACCTTCGACGAGGCCTTCGCGGCCCTGCCCCTGGTGGCCATCCTGCGCGGCATCCGCACCGACGAGGCGGAGCCGGTCGTCGCCGCCCTGGTCGAGGCCGGCTTCCGACTGATCGAGGTGCCGCTCAACTCTCCCGACCCGTTCGCCACCATCGCCGGCCTGGTCCGCCGCTTCGGCGAGGCCGCCCTCTTCGGCGCCGGGACGGTGCTCACGCCCGCCGAGGCGCAGGCCGTCGCGGCGACCGGCGCGGGGCTCGTCGTCTCGCCCAACACCGACCCGGCCGTGATCCGCGCCACCAAGGCGGCGGGCCTCGCCTCGCTGCCGGGAGCCGCGACTCCGACGGAGGCCTTCGCGGCCCTCGCGGCCGGCGCCGACGGGGTCAAGCTCTTCCCCGCCGAGGGTCTTCCGCCGGAGGTACTGAAGGCCTGGCGCGCGGTGCTGCCGCCCGGCACGCGCCTCCTGCCGGTGGGCGGCATCGACCCCGCCCGCATGGCGCCCTACCGGGCGGCGGGCGCCGACGGCTTCGGTCTCGGATCCGCCCTCTACAAGCCCGGCATGACGGCCCGCGACGTCGGCACGCGCGCCGAGGCCTTCGTGGCGACGTGGCGCGGCGGAGTGGGCGCTTGA
- a CDS encoding 2-dehydro-3-deoxygalactonokinase yields the protein MTETPHLIAVDWGTSSFRAALLAGDGRAMAEAQGPDGITRVPDRAFAATLFRHVGPWLDRHGPLPVLLSGMIGSRNGWVEVPHVPCPAGFADLARGTRRVEDRVPLVFVSGLSSADSDGLPDVMRGEEVQIFGAAGGLHDAEVVLPGSHSKWARLRDGRVAGFATHMTGELFAAIRHHTIIGQLAEGDEPDPEAFAAGVERTRRDPALAHAVFTARTLPLAGRLPAHSVSAYLSGILIGAELAAALPGLDRSLPAVVVGDPRLAALYRDAARLFGLDLAPGPADAAFRGLFALARAMELVP from the coding sequence ATGACCGAAACGCCGCACCTGATCGCCGTCGACTGGGGGACGTCCTCGTTCCGCGCCGCGCTGCTGGCCGGGGACGGCCGCGCCATGGCCGAGGCGCAGGGGCCGGACGGCATCACCAGGGTGCCGGACCGCGCCTTCGCGGCGACGCTGTTCCGGCATGTCGGACCCTGGCTCGACCGGCACGGACCCCTGCCCGTCCTGCTCTCGGGCATGATCGGCAGCCGCAACGGCTGGGTCGAGGTGCCGCATGTGCCCTGCCCGGCCGGCTTCGCCGACCTTGCCCGCGGGACGCGGCGCGTCGAGGACCGGGTGCCGCTCGTCTTCGTCTCGGGCCTCTCGTCGGCGGATTCCGACGGCCTGCCGGACGTCATGCGCGGCGAGGAGGTGCAGATCTTCGGCGCCGCCGGGGGCCTGCACGACGCCGAGGTGGTCCTGCCCGGCAGCCACTCCAAGTGGGCGCGGCTGCGGGACGGCCGCGTCGCCGGCTTCGCCACCCACATGACCGGCGAGCTGTTCGCGGCGATCCGGCACCACACCATCATCGGCCAGCTCGCCGAGGGCGACGAGCCGGACCCGGAGGCCTTCGCGGCCGGGGTCGAGCGCACGCGCCGCGACCCGGCCCTCGCCCACGCGGTCTTCACGGCCCGGACCCTGCCGCTGGCCGGACGCCTGCCGGCCCACTCCGTGTCGGCCTACCTGTCCGGCATCCTGATCGGCGCCGAGCTCGCCGCCGCCCTGCCGGGCCTGGACCGAAGCCTCCCCGCCGTCGTGGTCGGAGACCCGCGGCTCGCCGCCCTCTACCGCGACGCCGCCCGCCTCTTCGGCCTGGATCTCGCCCCGGGGCCGGCCGACGCGGCCTTCCGGGGCCTCTTCGCCCTCGCGCGTGCCATGGAGTTGGTTCCGTGA